Proteins encoded within one genomic window of candidate division WOR-3 bacterium:
- a CDS encoding TatD family hydrolase, translated as MAIIFDSHCHLNDPQFKKDLEEVLSRAKSFGVEKILIPGYDLPSSIKAVELAEKYNLYASCGLHPHDAKKFTPATLKEIERLVKSSSKVVAIGEIGLDFYKNYSPQEVQKEVFTQFLQLAEGLKKPVILHVRNAYKEVFDIIEDFSLVSVIFHCFSGGPQEAEIILQRENYYISFSGTITYKNDALIRVAKLVPPEKILIETDSPYLTPSLEKGRNEPAYVRHVLKKISDIKKIDYEELARITYENTLKAFGISENS; from the coding sequence ATAGCAATAATTTTCGACTCTCACTGCCACCTAAACGACCCGCAATTTAAGAAAGATTTAGAAGAGGTATTATCAAGGGCAAAATCTTTTGGTGTTGAGAAGATCCTTATACCGGGCTATGATTTACCTTCTTCAATTAAAGCAGTAGAATTAGCAGAAAAATACAATCTTTACGCTTCCTGTGGACTTCACCCCCATGATGCAAAAAAGTTCACTCCTGCTACCCTCAAAGAGATAGAAAGGCTTGTAAAATCGAGCTCAAAGGTAGTTGCCATCGGTGAAATCGGCCTCGACTTTTACAAAAATTATTCTCCTCAGGAGGTCCAAAAGGAAGTATTCACACAATTCCTTCAACTTGCTGAAGGCTTAAAAAAGCCCGTTATACTTCACGTCAGGAATGCATACAAAGAGGTTTTTGATATCATTGAAGACTTTAGCTTAGTCTCTGTGATCTTCCACTGCTTTAGCGGTGGCCCCCAAGAAGCAGAAATCATTTTACAAAGGGAAAATTACTACATCTCCTTCTCAGGGACCATTACATACAAGAACGATGCATTAATTAGGGTTGCAAAGTTAGTCCCACCGGAAAAAATCCTCATCGAAACGGATTCCCCTTATTTGACGCCATCCTTAGAGAAAGGCCGAAATGAGCCTGCCTACGTACGACACGTACTCAAGAAGATAAGTGACATCAAGAAAATTGACTATGAGGAACTGGCAAGAATAACCTACGAGAATACCCTAAAAGCCTTTGGAATTTCAGAAAACTCTTAA
- a CDS encoding polymer-forming cytoskeletal protein: MAPEKNLEEKMDTIIGQGAEVTGNISVLGSARIDGKFKGNVKVQGTLIVGKAGLVEGDEISAKSAVIGGTIRGKLHIEEKVVFESTARFTGELTCKTLVVEEGVIFEGTCSMQKGTPKEVK, translated from the coding sequence ATGGCACCAGAAAAAAATTTAGAAGAAAAAATGGACACCATAATCGGCCAGGGGGCCGAAGTTACAGGTAACATATCGGTTCTTGGCAGTGCCAGAATAGATGGAAAATTCAAAGGGAACGTAAAGGTACAGGGAACACTGATAGTCGGAAAGGCAGGCCTTGTTGAAGGTGACGAAATTTCCGCAAAATCGGCAGTAATAGGAGGGACAATTCGTGGAAAACTCCACATTGAAGAAAAAGTGGTCTTTGAATCTACCGCCAGATTCACAGGGGAACTGACCTGTAAAACCTTAGTAGTGGAAGAAGGAGTAATTTTTGAGGGCACTTGCTCGATGCAAAAAGGTACACCTAAGGAGGTAAAATAG
- a CDS encoding C25 family cysteine peptidase, which produces MILLLLTLSFLSDLFTIKKKLDDKLILRFKGPDFFATFIDSKEVRYLFPVGDLLLSSAPDAPFLPYYEVKVALNATAKFTCTVRPISIETYSNFLLPTVPKFKDDGLSLEFSTYQGEKVPSKNIVYQGETEIINGVPTALIFFTPYSYDPSAKTFQYIKEAEIVISINEKKQTFSLTRGWYDSYLEPNFLNYSGVIVTKPKLQKSNPFEEGVLWFQFKIVEEGFYSVSYEDLAKSGLSYSFPIQELSLFIRAVDTLPSSPNDTNEYFRKIPFEILDKNGDGIFNSGDELRFFSPGPKGLRNYSTGNEPSLIEIVRKIKYFKNPYTDTISVWLAFGIPGETYREKNPVSNREIRELYTYYHYERDLINIAWKGLLWLGEEIFRPSSSVVAEISYNFDLPSPSSNSGFFRIQYAGATRSIHQFKAILNGKDTLGDISSNYALRELFGIVSTIRSSNTLKCQLSTTSTNTEDRVYIDYFTLYYKKETSALSNEVAFYGAPDTTVARLFVGQKVLAIFDITNPYQPKKLKINTDGQGQYFTDTLMPGKIYYFASSMKKPVKIELSPKAGALYNLRNNIDYIIITPRAFVSSLLSYKNYREKNLLKYVDGRWQKTYGVVEICTVEDIMRDFGYGVYDPVSIRNFLKYQYEKENGNLIYVGLFGDACYDYKNINGAGGNLVPAFEPFLSTDIEEEKGARDDFYADFDGNGFAELFIGRIPFRTKEQLGIFLNKLYKYESNTVFNNWRTRVLFIADDEYGESGTPTEIGFHIPLANSIRADTSITPPFLEVKLLYETSYGVVGNSVDRNRRGQEAKKDFIRKFNEGNFLTTFFGHGNPVQLTHEQMLLLQDLPLLNSNYKNPISLFLSCKVGAFTRENPPLGIAEYMSVYNQSIGTVGSSIGQFVSINYFFGRNIHSILSDRKLHPLGEIVNRAKAGSQSLTYYHLFGDPTTIVYLPLPDSVTNLFPPDTLWIARKNTIGLTNLQNNSEYYALLFHKPYIETYTNPPNPTVSVSYLGENKVLYRAPFSPKGENDSISFFIAGTADTGTGFCFSILKKEIDNEISAQYIPNLTTALGNVSTQDRTGPDIEVFINGKEAAKVTEAPLSFNLKVVLEDSSGINLYNVFAEEKGVMLLMDNNFIDLTPYFEFYPNSYTKGEVNYPFSAEQPGKREFKVVAYDNLNNMSQKSFTLELKSSANLCNEFLIFPNPVSEGDRVYFTFRINKNARAKVEIYTISGRKIYQSVETEYPEGFNQVTWNLRDLFGDRVSNGLYVVKLSLKAEDDQKQEIIKAFVVGK; this is translated from the coding sequence ATGATCCTTCTACTCCTAACTCTTAGTTTCCTCTCGGACCTCTTCACGATCAAAAAAAAATTGGATGACAAACTAATATTAAGATTTAAAGGCCCCGACTTTTTCGCCACTTTCATTGACTCAAAGGAAGTTAGATACCTTTTTCCTGTAGGTGACCTTTTGCTCTCCAGCGCTCCCGACGCTCCCTTTTTGCCATACTATGAAGTCAAAGTGGCCCTAAATGCAACGGCAAAATTCACTTGTACCGTAAGACCAATTAGTATTGAAACCTACAGCAATTTCCTTCTACCTACAGTACCAAAGTTCAAAGATGATGGGCTGAGTTTGGAATTTTCAACCTACCAGGGTGAAAAAGTACCTTCAAAAAACATAGTTTACCAGGGCGAAACAGAGATTATCAATGGGGTTCCAACGGCACTCATCTTTTTTACGCCTTACTCCTACGACCCCTCTGCTAAAACTTTCCAGTACATTAAAGAAGCGGAAATAGTAATTTCCATTAACGAAAAAAAACAAACTTTTTCACTGACAAGGGGTTGGTACGATTCCTACCTGGAGCCCAATTTCCTGAACTATTCTGGAGTAATTGTCACTAAGCCAAAATTACAGAAAAGCAACCCCTTTGAAGAAGGCGTGCTCTGGTTCCAGTTTAAAATAGTGGAGGAAGGTTTTTACTCAGTGTCCTATGAAGACCTTGCCAAATCTGGCCTCTCCTATTCCTTTCCAATTCAGGAACTGTCGCTCTTCATAAGGGCGGTGGATACACTGCCATCGTCTCCCAATGATACCAACGAGTATTTCAGAAAAATCCCCTTTGAAATTCTTGATAAAAATGGGGACGGAATATTTAATAGCGGCGATGAGTTGAGATTTTTCTCTCCCGGTCCAAAAGGGTTGAGAAATTACTCAACAGGCAATGAACCCTCGTTAATTGAGATTGTGCGTAAGATAAAGTACTTCAAGAATCCCTACACCGATACGATTTCCGTCTGGTTAGCCTTCGGTATCCCAGGCGAAACCTATAGAGAAAAAAATCCAGTCTCTAACCGTGAAATTAGAGAGCTTTACACCTATTATCACTACGAAAGGGATCTAATAAACATTGCCTGGAAAGGCCTGCTATGGCTTGGGGAAGAAATCTTTAGGCCTTCTTCGTCCGTAGTAGCGGAAATCAGTTACAATTTTGACCTTCCATCGCCTTCTTCAAACTCTGGCTTTTTCAGAATCCAATACGCCGGTGCAACGCGTTCCATTCATCAATTTAAAGCCATCCTTAATGGCAAGGATACTTTAGGGGATATCTCTTCAAACTATGCATTGAGAGAGCTTTTCGGAATTGTCAGTACCATAAGGTCATCAAATACCCTTAAATGCCAGCTTTCCACTACTTCAACAAATACCGAGGACAGGGTTTACATTGACTATTTTACCCTCTACTACAAAAAAGAGACCTCAGCCCTCAGCAATGAAGTTGCTTTTTATGGTGCCCCCGATACAACAGTGGCACGGCTCTTTGTAGGGCAAAAGGTTTTGGCTATCTTCGATATTACAAATCCCTATCAACCCAAAAAGTTAAAAATTAATACCGATGGGCAAGGTCAATATTTTACCGATACCTTAATGCCGGGTAAAATTTACTACTTTGCCTCTTCCATGAAAAAGCCAGTGAAAATTGAACTTTCACCAAAGGCGGGAGCTTTGTACAACTTAAGGAACAACATTGACTACATAATAATCACGCCCAGGGCTTTTGTTTCTTCCCTTCTATCTTACAAAAACTACAGGGAAAAGAACTTACTAAAATACGTAGACGGAAGATGGCAAAAAACCTATGGAGTGGTCGAAATCTGCACCGTCGAAGACATAATGAGGGACTTTGGATATGGGGTTTATGACCCCGTTTCCATCAGAAACTTTTTGAAATACCAATACGAAAAGGAAAACGGCAACCTTATTTACGTTGGACTTTTTGGAGACGCCTGCTACGACTACAAAAACATTAACGGAGCCGGGGGCAACTTAGTCCCCGCCTTTGAGCCATTCCTCTCAACGGATATCGAAGAAGAAAAGGGCGCAAGGGACGATTTTTATGCAGACTTTGACGGAAATGGCTTTGCTGAACTCTTTATTGGGAGGATTCCCTTCAGAACAAAGGAACAGTTGGGAATTTTCTTAAACAAACTATACAAATACGAAAGTAACACTGTTTTTAACAACTGGCGCACCAGAGTCCTTTTCATAGCAGACGATGAATACGGTGAAAGTGGAACCCCAACCGAGATAGGGTTCCATATCCCTCTTGCAAACAGCATCAGAGCTGATACCTCTATAACACCACCTTTCTTAGAGGTAAAACTCCTTTACGAAACCTCTTATGGTGTGGTTGGAAACAGTGTTGACAGAAACAGAAGAGGGCAGGAGGCCAAGAAGGACTTCATCAGAAAATTCAACGAGGGCAACTTCTTGACAACCTTCTTCGGGCACGGCAATCCTGTTCAATTGACCCATGAGCAAATGCTTCTCCTTCAGGATCTGCCTTTACTCAATTCCAATTATAAAAATCCTATCAGCCTTTTCCTCTCCTGTAAGGTAGGGGCCTTTACCAGAGAAAATCCGCCCTTAGGGATTGCAGAGTATATGAGCGTCTACAATCAAAGCATAGGAACTGTCGGTTCGAGCATAGGTCAATTTGTATCCATTAATTACTTCTTCGGACGCAATATCCACAGCATCCTCTCCGACCGAAAGCTCCACCCTCTTGGGGAAATCGTAAACAGGGCAAAAGCCGGCAGTCAATCACTGACCTACTATCACCTATTTGGTGATCCCACTACCATTGTCTATCTTCCACTACCTGATTCTGTTACAAACCTGTTTCCACCTGATACACTCTGGATTGCGAGAAAAAATACCATTGGGTTGACAAACCTGCAAAACAACTCTGAATATTACGCCCTCCTGTTCCATAAGCCTTACATCGAAACCTACACGAACCCCCCAAACCCTACAGTCTCTGTTAGTTACTTAGGTGAAAACAAGGTACTTTACCGGGCGCCCTTCTCCCCAAAAGGCGAAAACGACTCCATTTCCTTTTTCATCGCTGGAACGGCCGACACTGGAACGGGCTTTTGCTTCTCAATCCTTAAAAAGGAAATTGATAATGAGATCTCTGCTCAATACATACCTAATTTAACCACCGCCCTCGGAAATGTTTCAACCCAGGACCGTACGGGACCAGATATTGAGGTATTCATTAATGGCAAAGAAGCAGCTAAAGTCACGGAAGCACCCCTTTCTTTCAACCTTAAAGTTGTCCTGGAAGACAGTTCCGGCATAAACCTATATAATGTTTTCGCTGAGGAGAAAGGGGTTATGCTTCTTATGGACAATAATTTCATCGATTTAACTCCCTACTTTGAATTTTATCCGAATTCCTACACCAAAGGTGAAGTCAATTACCCCTTTTCCGCGGAACAGCCTGGTAAAAGAGAATTCAAAGTTGTTGCCTACGACAATTTAAATAACATGAGCCAGAAAAGTTTTACCTTAGAACTTAAAAGTTCTGCCAACCTATGCAATGAATTTCTCATCTTCCCCAATCCCGTAAGCGAAGGAGATAGGGTTTACTTTACCTTTAGAATCAATAAAAACGCGAGGGCAAAGGTTGAAATCTATACCATATCCGGAAGGAAAATCTACCAAAGCGTTGAAACAGAATACCCCGAAGGTTTTAACCAGGTTACCTGGAACCTCAGGGACCTTTTTGGTGATAGAGTTTCGAATGGCCTTTACGTTGTTAAACTCTCTTTAAAAGCAGAAGATGATCAAAAGCAAGAGATAATAAAAGCCTTTGTCGTTGGAAAATAG
- a CDS encoding Trm112 family protein: MPIPEKLLEFICCPKCKGDLIYDKERDLLICPRCKLQYPVIDDIPVLIVEEAKPINDPSTPNS; this comes from the coding sequence ATGCCGATACCGGAAAAACTTCTTGAGTTCATTTGTTGTCCAAAATGTAAAGGTGATTTGATTTACGATAAGGAACGAGACCTGCTTATCTGTCCAAGATGCAAGTTGCAGTACCCCGTAATCGATGATATTCCCGTGCTTATAGTGGAGGAGGCAAAGCCTATAAATGATCCTTCTACTCCTAACTCTTAG
- a CDS encoding YgaP-like transmembrane domain: MLKVQMSKPLKIILLIIGLLLLITAITRYCGLYKLFNISTM; encoded by the coding sequence GTGCTCAAGGTACAGATGAGTAAACCCTTGAAAATCATTCTCCTGATCATAGGACTCCTTTTACTTATCACTGCCATCACAAGATACTGCGGACTTTACAAATTGTTTAACATTTCAACAATGTAA
- a CDS encoding N-acetylmuramoyl-L-alanine amidase, with protein sequence MRSHKLRVVIDPGHGGQSAGAVGPSGLLEKDLNLKLALLLKDRLESKFQVFLTREEDVDIPLEERVKFAESKDADIFVSIHFNADALKNPNLNRTEIYFPFEESGPSKDLGETICEEFRNRFDIPCIGPIPSRYTVLRGKTPVKVLIECSYITNPEEEQRLVEEKRLEEISGIISDSLVKFGELGYCRYTGFEVRDEAITFTFSEEVSVDKIEVLVDEEEFRYFTVKGKEVALLREYLLGGKHLIEIKGETLSGRSLPHVMEIIELEPKVEYFTASIFPYAGYQLLKIRAYDKHLNPIPEGVRLSVEKIEASVRAVRRGIYRPGELETIVEAKKEISDKTGSFYILLKGVKDEIKLNFSIGNLDGRLSVENVPKRKTNITGFVYDEITREPLKGVLIEGEDFVTFSEKFGIFELERSKEEEKEKVVFKKDGYYDLETELSSETVDKIYMKPLYNGVLLNKRILVDIDNRDFLEPYSLKRSWKIAENLALLIKHAGGIPVLTRSYPWQEIDDYVKVKRAVREGVDASLQISNSKLHVKDDFYVFYYERSEDSKKLAEDVSKVKLFRDDPKGSVLPYGNYFIIQLSGPRIAINSRGVFEKETEGEDSASKFIALKIFVGLLEYHGFSGIYHREYDVDAELLSKAEIYSEDFPISIVSRNRVRLLFSRPDSKIVIAVKNGKRVLISKPLEGKCITLPDGN encoded by the coding sequence ATGCGCTCTCATAAACTAAGGGTGGTTATCGATCCTGGGCACGGTGGACAATCCGCCGGTGCGGTCGGACCATCTGGACTTTTGGAAAAGGATCTGAATTTAAAATTAGCCTTACTTTTAAAGGACCGTTTAGAGTCTAAATTTCAAGTTTTTCTAACGCGGGAAGAAGATGTTGATATCCCATTAGAAGAAAGGGTAAAATTTGCGGAATCGAAAGATGCGGACATTTTTGTTTCCATTCATTTTAATGCCGATGCATTAAAAAATCCCAATTTGAATCGCACGGAAATCTATTTCCCCTTTGAAGAAAGTGGACCTTCAAAGGACCTCGGAGAAACGATATGTGAAGAGTTCAGAAATCGCTTTGATATACCGTGTATTGGACCTATTCCATCGAGGTACACGGTGTTGAGGGGAAAAACACCCGTAAAGGTTTTGATTGAATGCTCCTATATTACAAACCCTGAAGAAGAGCAGAGGTTGGTGGAAGAAAAGAGGCTGGAGGAAATTTCAGGGATAATTTCGGATTCGCTTGTTAAGTTTGGTGAGCTTGGCTATTGCCGATATACAGGCTTTGAGGTGAGGGATGAAGCGATAACTTTTACTTTCAGCGAGGAAGTTTCCGTTGATAAAATCGAAGTACTGGTAGATGAGGAGGAGTTTCGATATTTTACAGTGAAGGGAAAGGAAGTTGCCCTCCTCAGGGAGTATCTCCTTGGCGGGAAACACTTAATAGAAATCAAAGGGGAAACCTTATCAGGAAGAAGTTTACCTCACGTAATGGAAATTATTGAATTGGAACCGAAGGTCGAGTATTTCACTGCATCGATATTCCCGTATGCGGGATATCAACTCCTAAAAATTAGGGCTTATGACAAGCATTTAAATCCCATTCCGGAAGGTGTTCGCTTAAGCGTTGAAAAAATTGAGGCCAGTGTAAGAGCAGTAAGGAGGGGAATTTATAGGCCTGGTGAGCTGGAAACGATTGTGGAAGCGAAAAAGGAAATATCTGACAAAACTGGCTCTTTTTATATCCTTTTAAAAGGTGTTAAGGACGAGATTAAGCTTAATTTTTCCATCGGTAATCTGGATGGCAGGCTATCCGTGGAAAATGTGCCAAAGAGAAAGACCAATATCACAGGTTTTGTTTATGACGAGATTACCAGGGAGCCTTTGAAAGGTGTTCTCATTGAGGGTGAAGATTTTGTAACCTTTAGTGAGAAGTTTGGGATTTTTGAACTGGAGAGGAGCAAGGAAGAGGAAAAGGAGAAGGTTGTTTTTAAAAAGGATGGATATTACGACCTGGAGACGGAACTATCTTCAGAGACCGTTGACAAAATTTACATGAAGCCCCTTTACAATGGTGTCCTTTTGAATAAAAGGATTCTCGTTGACATTGATAACAGGGATTTCTTAGAACCTTATTCTCTGAAAAGAAGCTGGAAAATTGCAGAAAATCTTGCTTTACTTATAAAACATGCAGGTGGTATCCCAGTGTTGACAAGGAGCTATCCCTGGCAGGAGATCGACGATTATGTTAAAGTAAAAAGGGCGGTGAGAGAAGGTGTTGATGCTTCTCTCCAGATCAGCAACTCAAAATTACATGTAAAGGACGATTTTTACGTGTTTTACTACGAAAGGAGTGAGGATTCGAAAAAACTTGCAGAGGATGTCTCAAAGGTTAAACTCTTTAGGGATGACCCTAAAGGCTCGGTTTTGCCTTACGGTAACTATTTCATAATTCAACTGTCTGGTCCACGAATTGCCATTAATTCAAGGGGTGTTTTTGAAAAAGAGACTGAAGGGGAAGATAGCGCCTCTAAATTCATAGCACTTAAAATATTTGTAGGTTTGCTTGAATACCATGGCTTCTCGGGAATTTACCACCGAGAGTATGACGTCGATGCGGAATTGCTTTCCAAAGCTGAAATATATTCGGAAGATTTTCCCATTAGCATTGTTTCAAGGAATCGGGTTAGGCTTTTATTCTCAAGACCCGATTCAAAAATTGTCATTGCAGTGAAAAATGGAAAAAGAGTTTTAATTAGTAAACCTTTGGAGGGGAAATGCATAACCTTGCCCGATGGAAATTGA
- the hisC gene encoding histidinol-phosphate transaminase translates to MHNLARWKLRSVKPYVPGKPIEELARELGITGEIIKLASNENPLGPSPKAVEAISKKLSELNLYPDDAAYNLVKKLSGINGLTIDEVILGNGSVEIMLMIGLAFVNPGESIITSEKSFIMYKIVGELIGANVIETPMSDGKIDLEAILRAIKEDTKVIFIANPNNPTGTFCEKSEVEDFMRRVPEDVIVVWDEAYYEYIRGDKFKETIEYVKDRKNVIVLRTFSKIYGLAGLRVGYAFAKKEIIDALRRTRLPFNVNSLSQVAAYYALDDKEHVEKSLEVNRKGLEYLYREFKALNLRYYESACNFILVDFGMDSDIPYNYLLRKGIIVRPVKNYGLPTSLRITVGTQEQNEKLIRAIKEFLGHGDS, encoded by the coding sequence ATGCATAACCTTGCCCGATGGAAATTGAGAAGTGTTAAGCCTTATGTCCCTGGCAAGCCGATTGAGGAGCTTGCAAGGGAACTTGGAATTACAGGCGAGATAATTAAACTGGCTTCTAATGAGAATCCCCTTGGGCCTTCCCCGAAAGCTGTGGAAGCCATCTCTAAAAAGCTCAGTGAACTTAACCTTTACCCCGATGATGCAGCTTACAATCTGGTTAAGAAGCTTTCCGGAATAAATGGCTTAACAATTGATGAAGTTATTCTTGGGAATGGTTCTGTGGAGATAATGCTGATGATAGGCCTTGCCTTTGTAAACCCAGGGGAGAGCATTATCACATCAGAAAAGTCCTTTATAATGTACAAAATAGTGGGGGAACTCATAGGTGCCAACGTGATTGAAACTCCCATGTCGGATGGAAAGATCGACCTTGAGGCGATTCTAAGGGCAATAAAAGAGGATACTAAGGTGATTTTTATCGCAAACCCAAACAATCCAACAGGTACCTTTTGTGAGAAGAGTGAGGTTGAAGATTTCATGAGGCGGGTACCGGAGGATGTGATTGTGGTCTGGGACGAGGCTTACTATGAGTACATAAGGGGAGATAAGTTCAAGGAGACTATTGAGTATGTTAAGGATAGGAAGAATGTTATTGTTTTGAGGACTTTTTCAAAGATCTACGGGCTTGCAGGGCTCAGGGTGGGTTATGCCTTTGCGAAGAAGGAGATCATTGATGCATTAAGGAGAACTCGCTTGCCTTTTAATGTAAATAGCCTTTCTCAAGTAGCAGCTTATTATGCTCTTGATGATAAGGAGCATGTAGAAAAATCCTTAGAGGTTAACAGGAAGGGTCTTGAATACCTTTACAGGGAGTTTAAAGCCCTTAATTTAAGATATTACGAATCTGCCTGTAATTTCATACTGGTGGATTTCGGGATGGACTCTGACATCCCTTACAATTACCTTTTAAGGAAGGGAATTATAGTGAGGCCTGTGAAAAATTACGGTTTGCCTACCTCTCTGAGAATAACGGTGGGGACACAGGAACAAAATGAAAAACTGATAAGGGCTATTAAAGAATTTCTTGGACATGGGGATAGCTGA
- the nusB gene encoding transcription antitermination factor NusB → MGIAESRRVARELALMVVYCSKVKERLKAKDCEKEVLSLLDEEDLQISKVDEEAKRFYKKLIDAYEEHKDKALELIGQHLERWEIERMNHLDLAILELGVCELLGIGDVTYKVTISEAVNLAKKFSSNRAPLLVNAVMDSIAKTLGLAQ, encoded by the coding sequence ATGGGGATAGCTGAGTCCCGAAGGGTAGCAAGAGAACTGGCCCTAATGGTTGTTTATTGTTCCAAGGTTAAGGAAAGGTTAAAGGCAAAGGATTGTGAAAAGGAAGTGTTGTCCCTTCTCGATGAGGAAGATTTGCAAATTTCAAAAGTGGATGAGGAGGCGAAGAGGTTTTATAAAAAGCTTATTGACGCCTACGAAGAGCATAAAGACAAAGCACTGGAACTTATAGGTCAACATTTAGAAAGATGGGAAATCGAGAGAATGAACCACCTTGACCTGGCGATTCTCGAACTGGGTGTATGTGAACTTCTTGGAATTGGCGATGTAACTTACAAAGTTACTATTTCTGAAGCGGTGAACCTTGCAAAGAAATTCTCCTCAAATCGAGCGCCTCTTTTAGTTAATGCAGTAATGGATTCTATTGCTAAAACCTTAGGATTGGCCCAATGA
- a CDS encoding metallophosphoesterase family protein, with translation MRYLVVSDIHSNLPALKAVLARAKRVGYDKIICLGDFVGYYTSPNEVVELLRGDLAIAVIGNHDHGLLHPQTITLYFNDLAREALFYNISIISKNTLEFLKSLPFTAEMDGFMFVHGTPSDPEAFEYIYSSVQAARELRLTSKRVIFFGHTHIPVIYEYDEEKDRVITVEKYVRFKEGKRYLINPGSVGQPRDGNPEASFGILDMEEGIYRNYRVEYDVFETVSEVIKAGLNPLLAERLYDGF, from the coding sequence ATGAGATATTTAGTGGTTTCTGATATCCATTCGAACTTGCCTGCCCTTAAAGCGGTACTTGCCAGGGCAAAAAGAGTGGGTTATGACAAGATAATTTGTCTCGGGGACTTCGTAGGATACTATACCAGCCCAAATGAGGTGGTGGAGCTATTGAGAGGAGATCTTGCCATAGCGGTCATTGGAAACCATGATCATGGGCTTTTGCATCCCCAAACCATTACCCTTTACTTTAACGATTTGGCGAGGGAGGCGTTATTTTACAATATCAGCATAATTTCAAAGAATACCCTGGAGTTTCTGAAATCCCTTCCTTTTACTGCGGAGATGGACGGTTTTATGTTTGTGCACGGTACCCCTTCAGACCCTGAAGCCTTTGAATACATTTACTCCAGCGTTCAAGCAGCGCGTGAGCTCCGGCTAACTTCAAAGAGGGTGATATTTTTTGGACATACCCACATTCCTGTCATTTACGAGTATGACGAGGAGAAAGATAGAGTCATTACTGTTGAAAAATACGTGAGGTTCAAAGAAGGGAAGCGTTACTTAATAAACCCTGGTAGTGTTGGACAACCCAGGGATGGAAACCCTGAAGCCAGTTTTGGCATCCTCGATATGGAGGAGGGAATTTATCGAAACTATAGAGTAGAGTATGATGTTTTTGAAACTGTATCCGAAGTTATCAAGGCCGGATTAAATCCCCTTCTTGCTGAAAGACTTTACGATGGATTTTAG